DNA from Sphingomonas psychrotolerans:
GTGCTTCCGGCGATCAACGAAGTCTCGTTGCTGCGCGAAACCCGCCAGACCGCCAAGCTCGAAGTCACCATCAACGACCGGGTCGTGCTCGAGGAGCTGGTCGCCGACGGCATGCTGGTCGCCACGCCCGCCGGCTCGACTGCGTACAACCTCTCGGCCAACGGTCCGATTCTGCCGCTCGGCTCGGCGCTGCTCGCGCTCACCCCGATCAGCCCGTTCCGCCCCCGGCGCTGGCGCGGCGCGATCCTCCCCGAAAAGACCCGCATCGGCATTCGCGTCCTCGAAGCCGACAAGCGCCCGGTCAGCGCCGTCGCCGATCAGCGCGAAATCCGCGAAGTATCGCACGTCCAGATCGAGATCGACCATATGCGTGACCTCACCTTGCTGTTCGATCCGGAGCACGCTCTGGACGACCGCATAACGATGGAACAATTCATCGCTTGAGCCCGTCGCGTCAAAAGACGCGCAAACCGCTATTGCCATGTCCGAAAACCCGCTGCTATAGGCGCGCCTCCGCAGCGGCACTGGTCGCTCAGAAGACGGTTTTCC
Protein-coding regions in this window:
- a CDS encoding NAD kinase; protein product: MTLRALVASPTPPAQAAVEELRSAYDWVPLEEAEEVVALGGDGFMLQTLHAMLERRRILPVFGMNLGTIGFLMNDWRLERLDERLTRAKPFRVSPLSMTAVTISGEQCVLPAINEVSLLRETRQTAKLEVTINDRVVLEELVADGMLVATPAGSTAYNLSANGPILPLGSALLALTPISPFRPRRWRGAILPEKTRIGIRVLEADKRPVSAVADQREIREVSHVQIEIDHMRDLTLLFDPEHALDDRITMEQFIA